From the genome of Oceanispirochaeta sp., one region includes:
- a CDS encoding efflux RND transporter periplasmic adaptor subunit, protein MSIRSFSKMTLFFTVLTTGLILFGCVPAEEIVKTGSSGSDTVPSAEIKPDLKVPPPGSQASQEKWETFTEEKKQDSWNNYLTSLASEGETSVSDSAAAPESTPTAKSSPGNKTISVVTAPLSRATMEVYYYGLGDVDAGEIKKIVPAAAGIAARVFVTEGDFVEPGDLLFSMDSSEWLRDIELTESKWETELTLVQVRLDEAAKEWERIQTFYDRDLVTRQELDKARQTVTEAQLAMDKVRISRETELEGLQENYRGRLGISPGRGYVSQLSFSEGESVNSSDFVEIVNLEKVLLTIEVPENIITRIERGALVKAKTPSAVQYGIEGVITGHKVVPENNRTYQVRASLLNQNQRLLPGMLMEVQIQ, encoded by the coding sequence ATGAGTATCAGATCATTTTCTAAAATGACCCTGTTTTTCACAGTATTAACAACAGGTCTAATACTGTTCGGATGTGTTCCTGCGGAAGAAATAGTAAAGACAGGTTCTTCCGGTTCGGACACAGTTCCATCTGCTGAGATAAAACCTGATTTGAAGGTTCCTCCTCCCGGCAGTCAGGCCTCTCAGGAAAAATGGGAGACTTTTACAGAGGAAAAAAAACAGGATTCCTGGAACAACTATCTGACCTCTCTTGCATCAGAAGGCGAAACCTCTGTTTCTGATAGTGCGGCTGCCCCGGAAAGCACTCCTACTGCTAAATCTTCACCGGGAAATAAGACCATTTCTGTGGTTACCGCACCCTTAAGCAGAGCGACAATGGAAGTCTATTATTACGGACTGGGAGATGTTGACGCCGGGGAAATCAAAAAAATTGTACCCGCAGCTGCAGGAATCGCAGCTCGAGTCTTTGTTACTGAGGGAGATTTTGTTGAGCCGGGAGATCTTCTCTTCTCGATGGACAGCAGTGAATGGCTCAGAGATATTGAATTGACAGAAAGCAAATGGGAAACAGAACTGACTCTGGTTCAAGTACGGCTGGATGAAGCGGCAAAAGAATGGGAAAGAATACAAACCTTTTATGACCGGGATCTTGTCACGAGACAGGAATTGGATAAAGCCCGCCAGACTGTGACAGAGGCTCAACTTGCAATGGACAAAGTGAGAATATCCCGGGAGACAGAGCTGGAGGGACTCCAGGAGAACTATCGAGGTCGATTAGGGATCAGTCCTGGTAGAGGCTATGTGTCGCAATTGAGTTTTTCAGAGGGCGAATCCGTCAATTCCTCGGACTTTGTGGAAATCGTCAACCTGGAAAAGGTTCTTTTGACGATTGAAGTCCCTGAAAATATTATTACCCGTATAGAAAGAGGGGCGCTTGTTAAAGCAAAAACCCCCTCGGCTGTTCAGTATGGTATTGAGGGGGTTATCACGGGGCACAAAGTGGTTCCTGAAAATAACCGGACCTATCAGGTCAGAGCCAGTCTGTTGAATCAGAATCAGAGACTTCTGCCGGGAATGCTGATGGAAGTCCAGATACAGC